In Vespa velutina chromosome 14, iVesVel2.1, whole genome shotgun sequence, one DNA window encodes the following:
- the LOC124954026 gene encoding potassium voltage-gated channel protein Shaker isoform X12 — MANTRSLPKLSSQDEDGPNPHTQYTGVTHFEPIPHDHDFCERVVINVSGLRFETQLRTLNQFPDTLLGDPARRLRYFDPLRNEYFFDRNRPSFDAILYYYQSGGRLRRPVNVPLDVFSEEIKFYELGELATNKFREDEGFIKEEEKPLPSHEFQKKVWLLFEYPESSQGARVVAIISVFVILLSIVIFCLETLPEFKHYRVFNTTTNGTKIEEDEVPDITDPFFLIETICIIWFTFELSVRFLACPNKFNFFRDVMNIIDIIAIIPYFITLATVVTEEEDTLNLPKAPVSPQDKSTNQAMSLAILRVIRLVRVFRIFKLSRHSKGLQILGRTLKASMRELGLLIFFLFIGVVLFSSAVYFAEAGSENSFFKSIPDAFWWAVVTMTTVGYGDMTPVGVWGKIVGSLCAIAGVLTIALPVPVIVSNFNYFYHRETDQEEMQSQNFNHVTSCPYLPGTLGQHMKKSSMSESSSDIMELEEGILVTHSEITKKPNCNPRHNNNINPACMSIETDV, encoded by the exons GGACGAGGATGGGCCGAACCCTCACACCCAATACACAGGCGTCACGCACTTCGAGCCCATACCGCACGATCATGACTTTTGTGAGAGGGTCGTCATCAAC GTGAGTGGATTACGGTTTGAGACACAACTGCGCACGCTAAACCAGTTTCCGGACACGCTGCTTGGCGATCCGGCAAGGCGGCTTCGATATTTCGATCCGCTTCGCAACGAATACTTCTTCGACCGGAATCGGCCTTCCTTCGATGCGATACTTTACTATTATCAAAGCGGTGGTCGACTTCGCCGACCAGTCAACGTTCCCCTCGATGTTTTCTCCGAGGAGATCAAATTTTACGAACTGGGCGAACTTGCCACCAATAAGTTCAG GGAGGACGAGGGCTTCAtcaaagaggaggagaagccGCTGCCGTCGCACGAGTTCCAGAAGAAGGTCTGGTTGCTGTTCGAGTACCCGGAGAGCTCTCAGGGAGCCCGGGTGGTCGCCATAATCTCCGTGTTCGTGATTCTCCTCTCGATCGTAATCTTCTGCCTAGAGACCCTGCCAGAGTTTAAGCATTATAGGGTCTTTAACACGACGACGAACGGCACGAAGATCGAGGAGGACGAAGTGCCGGACATAACGGACCCGTTCTTCCTAATAGAGACTATTTGTATCATCTGGTTCACGTTCGAGTTATCGGTGCGCTTCCTCGCCTGTCCAAATAAATTTAACTTCTTCCGTGACGTAATGAACATCATCGACATCATCGCGATCATTCCTTATTTCATCACCCTCGCCACGGTAGTGACCGAGGAAGAGGACACGCTTAATCTACCAAAGGCACCGGTTAGCCCTCAGGACAAGAGCACGAATCAAGCGATGTCTCTGGCGATTCTAAGAGTCATCAGGCTTGTCAGGGTGTTCCGGATATTCAAGCTGTCCAGGCACAGTAAAGGCCTCCAGATACTTGGCCGTACTCTGAAGGCCTCTATGAGGGAGCTCGGTCTGctcatctttttcctttttatcg GTGTGGTGCTATTTTCATCGGCGGTATACTTCGCGGAGGCCGGCTCCGAGAATTCGTTCTTCAAGTCCATTCCGGACGCGTTCTGGTGGGCCGTTGTCACGATGACGACCGTGGGCTATGGTGACATGAC GCCCGTGGGAGTCTGGGGGAAAATCGTGGGTTCCCTTTGTGCGATCGCGGGTGTCTTGACGATCGCGTTACCCGTCCCCGTCATCGTCTCCAACTTCAACTACTTCTATCACCGTGAGACTGACCAGGAAGAGATGCAGTCACAGAACTTCAATCATGTGACTAGCTGTCCGTATCTCCCTGGCACGCTAg GTCAGCACATGAAGAAGAGCTCGATGTCGGAGTCGTCGTCGGATATAATGGAGCTGGAAGAAGGCATTCTGGTGACGCATTCAGAAATTACGAAGAAGCCCAACTGCAACCCTcgccacaataataatattaatccaGCCTGCATGAGCATCGAGACTGACGTCTGA
- the LOC124954026 gene encoding potassium voltage-gated channel protein Shaker isoform X9: MHAGMRSAFLDLTIFPRRQRKSSEHKNRSLPKLSSQDEDGPNPHTQYTGVTHFEPIPHDHDFCERVVINVSGLRFETQLRTLNQFPDTLLGDPARRLRYFDPLRNEYFFDRNRPSFDAILYYYQSGGRLRRPVNVPLDVFSEEIKFYELGELATNKFREDEGFIKEEEKPLPSHEFQKKVWLLFEYPESSQGARVVAIISVFVILLSIVIFCLETLPEFKHYRVFNTTTNGTKIEEDEVPDITDPFFLIETICIIWFTFELSVRFLACPNKFNFFRDVMNIIDIIAIIPYFITLATVVTEEEDTLNLPKAPVSPQDKSTNQAMSLAILRVIRLVRVFRIFKLSRHSKGLQILGRTLKASMRELGLLIFFLFIGVVLFSSAVYFAEAGSENSFFKSIPDAFWWAVVTMTTVGYGDMTPVGVWGKIVGSLCAIAGVLTIALPVPVIVSNFNYFYHRETDQEEMQSQNFNHVTSCPYLPGTLGQHMKKSSMSESSSDIMELEEGILVTHSEITKKPNCNPRHNNNINPACMSIETDV, from the exons GGACGAGGATGGGCCGAACCCTCACACCCAATACACAGGCGTCACGCACTTCGAGCCCATACCGCACGATCATGACTTTTGTGAGAGGGTCGTCATCAAC GTGAGTGGATTACGGTTTGAGACACAACTGCGCACGCTAAACCAGTTTCCGGACACGCTGCTTGGCGATCCGGCAAGGCGGCTTCGATATTTCGATCCGCTTCGCAACGAATACTTCTTCGACCGGAATCGGCCTTCCTTCGATGCGATACTTTACTATTATCAAAGCGGTGGTCGACTTCGCCGACCAGTCAACGTTCCCCTCGATGTTTTCTCCGAGGAGATCAAATTTTACGAACTGGGCGAACTTGCCACCAATAAGTTCAG GGAGGACGAGGGCTTCAtcaaagaggaggagaagccGCTGCCGTCGCACGAGTTCCAGAAGAAGGTCTGGTTGCTGTTCGAGTACCCGGAGAGCTCTCAGGGAGCCCGGGTGGTCGCCATAATCTCCGTGTTCGTGATTCTCCTCTCGATCGTAATCTTCTGCCTAGAGACCCTGCCAGAGTTTAAGCATTATAGGGTCTTTAACACGACGACGAACGGCACGAAGATCGAGGAGGACGAAGTGCCGGACATAACGGACCCGTTCTTCCTAATAGAGACTATTTGTATCATCTGGTTCACGTTCGAGTTATCGGTGCGCTTCCTCGCCTGTCCAAATAAATTTAACTTCTTCCGTGACGTAATGAACATCATCGACATCATCGCGATCATTCCTTATTTCATCACCCTCGCCACGGTAGTGACCGAGGAAGAGGACACGCTTAATCTACCAAAGGCACCGGTTAGCCCTCAGGACAAGAGCACGAATCAAGCGATGTCTCTGGCGATTCTAAGAGTCATCAGGCTTGTCAGGGTGTTCCGGATATTCAAGCTGTCCAGGCACAGTAAAGGCCTCCAGATACTTGGCCGTACTCTGAAGGCCTCTATGAGGGAGCTCGGTCTGctcatctttttcctttttatcg GTGTGGTGCTATTTTCATCGGCGGTATACTTCGCGGAGGCCGGCTCCGAGAATTCGTTCTTCAAGTCCATTCCGGACGCGTTCTGGTGGGCCGTTGTCACGATGACGACCGTGGGCTATGGTGACATGAC GCCCGTGGGAGTCTGGGGGAAAATCGTGGGTTCCCTTTGTGCGATCGCGGGTGTCTTGACGATCGCGTTACCCGTCCCCGTCATCGTCTCCAACTTCAACTACTTCTATCACCGTGAGACTGACCAGGAAGAGATGCAGTCACAGAACTTCAATCATGTGACTAGCTGTCCGTATCTCCCTGGCACGCTAg GTCAGCACATGAAGAAGAGCTCGATGTCGGAGTCGTCGTCGGATATAATGGAGCTGGAAGAAGGCATTCTGGTGACGCATTCAGAAATTACGAAGAAGCCCAACTGCAACCCTcgccacaataataatattaatccaGCCTGCATGAGCATCGAGACTGACGTCTGA
- the LOC124954026 gene encoding potassium voltage-gated channel protein Shaker isoform X10 yields MAAVAGIYGFSEERHTRYSDLRQHHTSLPKLSSQDEDGPNPHTQYTGVTHFEPIPHDHDFCERVVINVSGLRFETQLRTLNQFPDTLLGDPARRLRYFDPLRNEYFFDRNRPSFDAILYYYQSGGRLRRPVNVPLDVFSEEIKFYELGELATNKFREDEGFIKEEEKPLPSHEFQKKVWLLFEYPESSQGARVVAIISVFVILLSIVIFCLETLPEFKHYRVFNTTTNGTKIEEDEVPDITDPFFLIETICIIWFTFELSVRFLACPNKFNFFRDVMNIIDIIAIIPYFITLATVVTEEEDTLNLPKAPVSPQDKSTNQAMSLAILRVIRLVRVFRIFKLSRHSKGLQILGRTLKASMRELGLLIFFLFIGVVLFSSAVYFAEAGSENSFFKSIPDAFWWAVVTMTTVGYGDMTPVGVWGKIVGSLCAIAGVLTIALPVPVIVSNFNYFYHRETDQEEMQSQNFNHVTSCPYLPGTLGQHMKKSSMSESSSDIMELEEGILVTHSEITKKPNCNPRHNNNINPACMSIETDV; encoded by the exons GGACGAGGATGGGCCGAACCCTCACACCCAATACACAGGCGTCACGCACTTCGAGCCCATACCGCACGATCATGACTTTTGTGAGAGGGTCGTCATCAAC GTGAGTGGATTACGGTTTGAGACACAACTGCGCACGCTAAACCAGTTTCCGGACACGCTGCTTGGCGATCCGGCAAGGCGGCTTCGATATTTCGATCCGCTTCGCAACGAATACTTCTTCGACCGGAATCGGCCTTCCTTCGATGCGATACTTTACTATTATCAAAGCGGTGGTCGACTTCGCCGACCAGTCAACGTTCCCCTCGATGTTTTCTCCGAGGAGATCAAATTTTACGAACTGGGCGAACTTGCCACCAATAAGTTCAG GGAGGACGAGGGCTTCAtcaaagaggaggagaagccGCTGCCGTCGCACGAGTTCCAGAAGAAGGTCTGGTTGCTGTTCGAGTACCCGGAGAGCTCTCAGGGAGCCCGGGTGGTCGCCATAATCTCCGTGTTCGTGATTCTCCTCTCGATCGTAATCTTCTGCCTAGAGACCCTGCCAGAGTTTAAGCATTATAGGGTCTTTAACACGACGACGAACGGCACGAAGATCGAGGAGGACGAAGTGCCGGACATAACGGACCCGTTCTTCCTAATAGAGACTATTTGTATCATCTGGTTCACGTTCGAGTTATCGGTGCGCTTCCTCGCCTGTCCAAATAAATTTAACTTCTTCCGTGACGTAATGAACATCATCGACATCATCGCGATCATTCCTTATTTCATCACCCTCGCCACGGTAGTGACCGAGGAAGAGGACACGCTTAATCTACCAAAGGCACCGGTTAGCCCTCAGGACAAGAGCACGAATCAAGCGATGTCTCTGGCGATTCTAAGAGTCATCAGGCTTGTCAGGGTGTTCCGGATATTCAAGCTGTCCAGGCACAGTAAAGGCCTCCAGATACTTGGCCGTACTCTGAAGGCCTCTATGAGGGAGCTCGGTCTGctcatctttttcctttttatcg GTGTGGTGCTATTTTCATCGGCGGTATACTTCGCGGAGGCCGGCTCCGAGAATTCGTTCTTCAAGTCCATTCCGGACGCGTTCTGGTGGGCCGTTGTCACGATGACGACCGTGGGCTATGGTGACATGAC GCCCGTGGGAGTCTGGGGGAAAATCGTGGGTTCCCTTTGTGCGATCGCGGGTGTCTTGACGATCGCGTTACCCGTCCCCGTCATCGTCTCCAACTTCAACTACTTCTATCACCGTGAGACTGACCAGGAAGAGATGCAGTCACAGAACTTCAATCATGTGACTAGCTGTCCGTATCTCCCTGGCACGCTAg GTCAGCACATGAAGAAGAGCTCGATGTCGGAGTCGTCGTCGGATATAATGGAGCTGGAAGAAGGCATTCTGGTGACGCATTCAGAAATTACGAAGAAGCCCAACTGCAACCCTcgccacaataataatattaatccaGCCTGCATGAGCATCGAGACTGACGTCTGA